A part of Paenibacillus sp. 481 genomic DNA contains:
- a CDS encoding Ger(x)C family spore germination protein, whose protein sequence is MASRHWIAIVFVLLAGLTVGCQNKTIVNEAGFIQTITIDKSDDHMFEFGISFPQTKETGKTSFAYITIKATDFPGAYRKLILKTRYKLVLGQLRNVIVGKSVAQDDVIDVLRNLIYDPELPLSANLFIYDGKASDLLRNHLDELNYTLYRLLLKLNQNKGISMSTIFNFVRDYLDDGAEPLASHLRSTKEDVYVQGIALFQGGKWTYTLPEKDVAYMLMMRNDRMNTYVYMPPKTFGAPFSLVIDNAKAKRWIKVKQVSPEIEIDIYVSLSGSVITPLNELIKAESRPAAYIEQKVEEEMNKVMQELQKQRTDAVNLGMYVRNKMGYPAYSQAKWREQFAHARIRCHVQFQMDNQL, encoded by the coding sequence ATGGCGAGCCGTCATTGGATTGCCATCGTATTTGTATTGCTTGCCGGACTTACAGTTGGCTGTCAGAACAAGACGATTGTTAACGAGGCTGGCTTTATTCAAACGATTACGATTGATAAAAGCGACGATCACATGTTTGAATTCGGCATCAGCTTTCCGCAAACGAAGGAAACAGGTAAGACGAGCTTCGCTTATATTACGATTAAGGCAACCGACTTCCCAGGTGCCTATCGGAAACTCATTTTAAAAACAAGGTACAAGCTCGTACTGGGACAGCTCCGCAATGTCATTGTCGGTAAAAGCGTAGCTCAAGATGATGTAATCGATGTGCTGCGTAACTTAATTTATGATCCAGAGCTGCCGCTGTCAGCCAACTTGTTTATTTATGACGGCAAGGCAAGCGACTTGCTGCGCAACCATTTGGATGAGCTCAACTACACGTTGTATCGTCTCCTGCTCAAATTAAATCAAAATAAAGGCATCTCGATGTCGACGATTTTCAATTTTGTACGCGATTATTTGGATGATGGCGCTGAACCGCTTGCTTCGCATCTAAGATCGACGAAAGAAGATGTGTATGTGCAAGGTATTGCCTTGTTTCAAGGTGGAAAATGGACGTATACACTGCCTGAAAAAGATGTTGCCTATATGCTCATGATGAGAAATGATCGCATGAATACGTATGTGTATATGCCTCCAAAAACGTTCGGAGCCCCCTTTTCGCTCGTGATCGATAATGCCAAAGCGAAACGTTGGATTAAAGTGAAGCAGGTCTCCCCTGAAATTGAAATCGATATTTATGTCAGCTTAAGCGGCAGCGTTATCACACCGCTGAATGAGCTAATCAAGGCCGAGAGCCGGCCTGCAGCCTATATCGAACAAAAAGTAGAGGAAGAGATGAATAAGGTGATGCAAGAGCTACAGAAACAACGAACTGACGCCGTTAATTTAGGGATGTATGTGCGCAATAAGATGGGATACCCCGCGTATAGTCAAGCAAAATGGCGCGAACAATTTGCTCACGCACGTATTCGTTGTCACGTACAATTCCAAATGGACAACCAACTTTAA
- the hemG gene encoding protoporphyrinogen oxidase has translation MDCSRDIVIIGGGITGLSAAFYAWKQAQENGLSINITVVEKAPKLGGKIETMYRDGCVIEKGPDSFLARKLPMIELARDVGLESELVATNPNAKKTYILKRGKLHRMPPGLVLGIPTEMGPFAKTGLISIFGKLRALTDLIRKPRMSNEDESLGGFLDRRLGKEVTEYVAEPLLAGIYAGDMRKLSLQATFPQFGEVERKHGSIIRGMIASRTAGQSVPGLPDVAKKTTFLTFRRGLGSLVERMEQVLRDNVQFKTGVEALRIAKCDDGQRYEVQLSDGAVLQASRIIVTTPSNFAAPLLRDHIDVSALEAIEHVSVANVITAFKRSDIKAKLDGTGFVISRREGRAITACTWTSIKWLHTCPEDTLVIRCYIGRAGDEERVEWPDEALKRTVIKELKELMDIDAEPKFMEITRLRQSMPQYPVGHVQEITRLREALKRDLPGVFVAGQPYEGVGMPDCIRGGRAAGEAAAAL, from the coding sequence ATGGATTGTTCGCGGGATATCGTCATTATTGGCGGTGGAATAACAGGGCTGTCTGCGGCATTTTATGCGTGGAAACAGGCACAGGAGAACGGCTTATCAATCAATATTACGGTCGTAGAAAAAGCACCTAAATTAGGTGGAAAAATAGAGACGATGTATCGGGATGGATGCGTGATTGAAAAGGGGCCGGACTCCTTTTTGGCACGCAAGCTACCGATGATCGAACTGGCGCGTGATGTTGGGTTGGAATCCGAGCTTGTAGCCACAAATCCGAACGCGAAAAAGACGTATATCTTAAAACGCGGCAAGTTGCACCGTATGCCCCCAGGCTTGGTGTTAGGCATACCGACCGAAATGGGGCCATTTGCAAAGACAGGGTTAATTTCGATATTTGGTAAGCTACGTGCGCTTACAGACTTGATTCGTAAGCCACGGATGTCGAATGAAGACGAATCGTTGGGAGGCTTCCTTGATCGACGACTTGGCAAGGAAGTGACGGAGTATGTAGCCGAACCGCTGCTCGCTGGCATTTATGCAGGGGATATGCGCAAGCTGAGCTTGCAGGCGACGTTCCCGCAATTTGGCGAGGTCGAGCGCAAGCACGGCAGCATTATTCGCGGCATGATAGCTAGTCGAACAGCCGGACAATCTGTACCAGGCTTGCCGGACGTCGCGAAGAAGACGACATTTTTGACGTTTCGACGCGGCTTGGGCTCGTTGGTCGAACGAATGGAGCAAGTGTTGCGCGACAACGTACAGTTTAAGACAGGCGTTGAAGCGCTTCGTATCGCGAAGTGCGACGACGGTCAACGGTATGAAGTGCAGTTGAGTGATGGCGCTGTGCTACAGGCGTCGCGCATCATCGTAACGACGCCTTCCAACTTCGCAGCTCCGTTGCTGCGTGATCATATTGATGTAAGCGCATTGGAGGCTATTGAACACGTCTCGGTTGCGAACGTGATTACGGCCTTCAAACGCTCGGACATCAAGGCGAAGCTTGATGGGACTGGGTTTGTTATTTCACGCCGTGAAGGGCGTGCAATTACAGCTTGTACGTGGACTTCGATCAAGTGGCTGCATACGTGCCCAGAGGACACACTCGTCATTCGCTGCTACATCGGACGCGCAGGCGACGAGGAGCGGGTAGAGTGGCCAGATGAGGCTTTGAAACGCACCGTCATTAAAGAGCTGAAAGAGTTAATGGACATTGATGCAGAGCCTAAATTTATGGAAATTACACGGTTGCGCCAGTCGATGCCGCAATATCCGGTCGGTCACGTACAGGAAATTACGCGACTGCGTGAGGCGCTGAAACGCGACTTGCCAGGTGTTTTTGTGGCAGGTCAGCCTTATGAGGGTGTTGGGATGCCAGACTGTATTCGCGGCGGGCGTGCAGCTGGTGAGGCTGCGGCGGCGTTGTAG
- a CDS encoding MFS transporter, translated as MQRWKLNLVILWFGSFLVMGGMTMVVPFLALYLQQDIGLTDQHEIGVWAGLIFAANFFTSFLFQPIWGKFADKYGRKVMLLRSGFGMAIVTALMGFAQTPLHLLLLRMLNGTISGFNPAAISLISATTPKERMGFAMGVFQSGGVAGTILGPLIGGILADMVGFRSIFFITGACIGIASLITMFLVREKFDREEAAHQPQVSVLEGFKQLSRIPQLMALLAVTFLLQFAMLSPMSLLPIYVQELHGSTENLALMAGLVSAVTGISNMVCSPLLGRLSDRIGAQRVLLFSLAGAAIALIPQAFVQNVWQLLAVRFLLGMFMGGLLPSVNSLIRQYTPDGMESRAYSFNTSTLALGNMVGPIVGGAVSGFIGIEGIFIMSGVFLFVNVVWVWFSLNSKSRSTIRP; from the coding sequence ATGCAGCGATGGAAACTAAATCTCGTCATTTTATGGTTCGGGTCATTTCTCGTCATGGGCGGTATGACTATGGTCGTACCGTTCCTGGCACTTTACTTACAGCAAGATATCGGCTTAACGGATCAGCATGAAATTGGGGTATGGGCGGGACTTATTTTTGCAGCCAACTTTTTCACATCCTTTTTGTTTCAACCGATTTGGGGGAAATTTGCGGATAAGTATGGACGTAAAGTCATGCTTCTTCGTTCAGGCTTTGGGATGGCGATTGTAACAGCTCTGATGGGATTTGCGCAGACACCGCTTCACCTCTTGTTGCTGCGCATGTTGAACGGAACGATATCAGGGTTCAATCCAGCAGCGATCTCCCTCATTTCTGCCACCACCCCTAAAGAACGCATGGGGTTTGCGATGGGCGTCTTTCAATCGGGTGGCGTAGCGGGAACGATTCTCGGCCCTCTTATTGGAGGAATATTAGCGGATATGGTCGGCTTTCGCTCTATATTTTTTATTACTGGCGCTTGTATTGGTATCGCTTCATTGATCACCATGTTTCTCGTGCGCGAGAAATTTGATCGAGAGGAAGCGGCTCATCAACCACAAGTATCCGTATTAGAAGGCTTTAAACAATTAAGCCGTATTCCACAATTAATGGCGTTGCTAGCCGTTACTTTCTTGCTACAATTCGCCATGTTAAGCCCGATGTCTTTGCTGCCGATTTACGTACAAGAATTGCACGGCTCTACAGAGAATCTCGCCCTAATGGCAGGCTTAGTTAGCGCAGTTACCGGTATCTCCAATATGGTGTGCTCACCGCTGCTGGGCAGGTTGAGCGACCGAATTGGAGCCCAGCGCGTACTATTGTTCTCGCTTGCCGGTGCGGCGATAGCGCTTATACCACAAGCGTTCGTCCAGAACGTCTGGCAGTTGCTTGCAGTACGCTTTTTACTCGGCATGTTTATGGGTGGACTGCTGCCAAGTGTCAACTCGCTCATTCGTCAGTACACGCCAGATGGTATGGAAAGTCGAGCGTACAGCTTTAACACGAGCACGCTAGCCCTTGGCAATATGGTAGGACCTATAGTCGGCGGAGCCGTGTCAGGCTTCATTGGCATTGAGGGCATATTTATTATGTCAGGGGTGTTTTTGTTCGTGAACGTCGTCTGGGTCTGGTTCTCATTGAACAGCAAGTCGCGTTCGACAATCCGTCCTTAG
- a CDS encoding spore germination protein: MDVVQQIRQLFVHCDDFKIEAYNGGDIMFFYFDCLLDKVQFHEVITSFFANAPYEEGVQRLLTTWKEIQGTTDQQALKTWSDAVLNGEIGAVHAGKLYTTAAGIGANRSVDYSQRESIITGPHDSFIEQWTANIALLRRRLRTTDLKVQNYNIGKHIPCNTYLLYLDSAVDKEALQEADKRLSALFIEKQLDGNALTKYLEDQPYSIFPQWYSTELPDTVAHHLLLGKVALITENSPTALVAPAKFSEFLSSSGDEYDRWHFGVFIRVLRVLAFSLTLLFSAFYVAVTTFHYQFIPVTLLQTIVKSRYRVPFDPIFEALLMESIIELLREAGIRLPAKIGSTIGIFGGLVIGQAIVAAGLAGNVLIVTVATAALASFIVPNYTMETSLRMLRFVNIILAGLFGYFGIMLFTIVLIVHLCQLRTLSKEYIVLDHIGPYLMLNKKNRPKRGYKAAQQNSVQAGSQSGTLGGTLGGTLGGTLGGTQSGTQSGAQGGTQGGTQGGTQSGTQGGTQSGTQGGTQGGTQGSAQGNAQGNAQGNAQGSAQGSAQSNAQDSAQGSAQGSAQGSTQGGTQGGTQGGSQGGSQGSAQSNAQSRSLANSQSGSQAGSIASSHSSSQTGSTGGAN; this comes from the coding sequence ATGGATGTAGTTCAACAAATTCGACAACTATTTGTACACTGTGACGATTTTAAAATTGAAGCTTATAACGGCGGCGACATCATGTTCTTCTACTTTGACTGTTTGCTTGATAAAGTGCAATTCCATGAAGTGATTACTTCATTTTTTGCCAATGCGCCTTATGAAGAAGGAGTGCAGCGTTTACTTACGACGTGGAAAGAAATACAGGGAACGACCGACCAGCAAGCGTTAAAAACGTGGTCAGACGCGGTGCTTAATGGTGAAATTGGCGCTGTTCACGCTGGAAAGCTGTACACGACTGCGGCAGGCATCGGCGCCAACCGCAGCGTAGACTACTCGCAACGTGAAAGCATTATTACGGGCCCGCACGATTCGTTCATCGAACAGTGGACAGCGAACATTGCCTTGCTGCGCCGACGTTTGCGGACTACAGACTTAAAAGTTCAAAATTACAACATCGGCAAGCATATACCATGCAATACGTACCTCCTCTATTTAGACAGCGCGGTTGATAAAGAGGCATTGCAGGAAGCTGATAAGCGACTAAGCGCGCTATTTATTGAAAAGCAACTAGATGGCAACGCGCTGACTAAATATTTGGAGGATCAGCCTTACTCCATATTTCCGCAATGGTACAGTACCGAGCTTCCTGACACCGTTGCGCATCATTTGCTGCTAGGTAAAGTCGCACTCATTACCGAGAACAGCCCTACAGCGCTCGTCGCTCCCGCCAAATTTTCTGAATTTCTGTCATCGTCAGGAGACGAATATGACCGTTGGCATTTCGGTGTGTTTATTCGAGTATTGCGTGTGCTTGCGTTTTCGCTAACGCTTCTGTTTAGCGCTTTTTATGTGGCTGTTACGACTTTCCATTATCAATTCATTCCGGTTACGTTGTTGCAGACGATCGTAAAATCACGCTATCGCGTGCCGTTTGATCCGATTTTTGAAGCGTTGTTAATGGAGTCTATTATTGAGCTGCTTCGTGAGGCTGGCATTCGCCTGCCTGCCAAGATCGGCTCGACGATCGGTATTTTCGGAGGGCTAGTTATCGGGCAAGCGATCGTTGCCGCCGGATTAGCCGGAAACGTACTTATCGTAACCGTTGCGACAGCTGCGCTCGCCTCTTTTATCGTGCCGAACTATACGATGGAGACGTCTTTGCGGATGCTCCGGTTTGTCAATATTATTTTAGCTGGTCTATTTGGATATTTTGGCATCATGCTGTTCACAATCGTGCTCATTGTGCATTTGTGTCAGCTCCGTACGTTATCTAAAGAATATATTGTGCTGGACCATATCGGGCCGTACCTGATGTTGAATAAGAAGAACAGGCCAAAGCGCGGTTACAAAGCAGCACAACAGAACAGCGTGCAAGCAGGTTCGCAGAGCGGCACGCTGGGCGGCACGCTGGGCGGCACGCTGGGCGGCACGCTGGGCGGCACGCAGAGCGGCACGCAGAGCGGCGCGCAGGGCGGCACGCAGGGCGGCACGCAGGGCGGCACGCAGAGCGGCACGCAGGGCGGCACGCAGAGCGGCACGCAGGGCGGCACGCAGGGCGGCACGCAGGGCAGCGCCCAAGGCAACGCACAAGGCAACGCACAAGGCAACGCACAAGGCAGCGCCCAAGGTAGCGCGCAAAGCAACGCGCAAGACAGCGCGCAAGGCAGCGCACAAGGCAGCGCACAAGGCAGCACGCAGGGCGGCACGCAGGGCGGCACGCAGGGCGGTTCGCAGGGCGGTTCGCAAGGCAGCGCGCAAAGCAACGCGCAAAGCCGCTCACTAGCCAATTCACAATCCGGTTCGCAAGCGGGATCAATAGCCAGCTCACATTCCAGTTCACAAACGGGCAGCACGGGAGGTGCAAACTAG
- a CDS encoding GerAB/ArcD/ProY family transporter yields MSPKMKAFAVGTLLFMTQRGVMMFQLPTIVSLEYGTNGWIIIIFLFALVLLHLWGIHYGIKKHDYKSVLQLISERLPKPIAFMLHTVAMLIFVAATFTFIHTYVSTLQYTNDISVPINSMAVILLGVCVYTAWQGSYTIAKVSIVFFLLSFWTIGLEVLQFSDFSTARLTPFFFHNANPTVQGFFQVFSAFFGFEILMILAPHLDKKTAWFRSTLIFNCILGAYYLMYCLLVQGLLPINQSSFVRLAVLRLYGSTQITILSYITDLLFIFLMFSTAINTSIFIWCAAQMLKQMQKVERKAANYTLIGLLSTALILAPVSMTIKDSVKSMVVIADWVLMATWILLYMFLPKQAKNKQSTTKQAELPITTVACGLTPEQQNVQTYRNKEHPEVI; encoded by the coding sequence GTGTCACCTAAAATGAAGGCATTTGCCGTCGGAACATTACTCTTTATGACACAGCGCGGCGTTATGATGTTTCAGTTGCCCACGATCGTGTCCCTTGAGTATGGCACGAACGGATGGATCATTATTATTTTTCTGTTTGCCCTCGTGCTGCTTCACCTCTGGGGCATCCATTATGGAATCAAAAAACATGATTACAAATCCGTCTTGCAGCTCATTTCGGAAAGACTTCCCAAGCCAATCGCGTTTATGCTGCATACCGTGGCGATGCTCATTTTCGTTGCAGCTACCTTTACGTTTATTCATACATACGTTTCAACGCTGCAATATACAAACGATATTTCCGTGCCGATCAACTCGATGGCCGTTATTTTGCTTGGCGTTTGTGTATATACAGCATGGCAAGGCTCGTACACGATCGCTAAAGTTTCGATTGTTTTTTTTCTGCTGTCCTTCTGGACCATTGGCTTAGAAGTGCTGCAATTTAGCGATTTTAGCACAGCACGCCTGACACCGTTTTTTTTTCATAATGCCAATCCTACCGTGCAAGGCTTTTTTCAAGTATTTAGCGCCTTTTTCGGGTTCGAAATCTTAATGATCTTAGCACCACATTTGGATAAAAAGACGGCTTGGTTTCGAAGTACCCTTATTTTCAACTGCATCTTAGGCGCCTACTATTTAATGTACTGTTTGCTCGTGCAAGGATTACTGCCCATCAATCAGTCGAGCTTCGTTCGTCTAGCTGTACTTCGACTATACGGGAGTACACAGATTACGATTCTCTCCTATATTACGGATTTGCTATTTATTTTCCTGATGTTTTCCACAGCCATCAATACGTCCATTTTCATTTGGTGCGCAGCCCAAATGTTAAAGCAGATGCAGAAAGTCGAGCGAAAGGCGGCTAATTACACATTAATCGGCCTATTGTCGACAGCTTTGATTTTGGCGCCAGTTTCAATGACTATAAAGGATAGCGTCAAATCAATGGTCGTTATAGCAGACTGGGTACTAATGGCGACATGGATATTGCTGTATATGTTTTTACCGAAGCAAGCAAAAAACAAGCAATCTACAACCAAACAAGCGGAATTACCCATAACAACGGTAGCTTGTGGACTTACTCCAGAGCAGCAAAATGTGCAGACGTATCGAAATAAGGAACATCCAGAGGTGATATAA
- a CDS encoding lytic polysaccharide monooxygenase yields the protein MEHHRFSHHMFVKASTRFAAFGIMLLGILGMTTFAENASAHGYIESPASRAYNCKILVNKNCGLIQYEPQSVEFQKGFPLAGPPDGKIASGNHHLFPELDQQSPTRWQQMNIKTGKNTFNWFLKQPHATTDWKYYITKQGWNSSAPLARSSFDLNPFCSVYDGGKTPGVNVSHSCDVPADRSGYHVILGVWTVHDTEMAFYQVIDVNIQGGNVPKPQPTPELVNGAVYQFVNTNSGKALDVFNGGTADGTNVQISSVNGSAAQQWQVWLHSDGSYKLINTGSGKALDVYAAGTADGSNVQIYSDNGTSAQKWSFSKHSDGSYKLINTGSGKALDVYAAGTADGSNVQIYTDNGTPAQKWTFTRVR from the coding sequence ATGGAACATCATCGCTTCAGTCATCACATGTTTGTTAAAGCTTCAACACGATTCGCAGCTTTCGGGATTATGCTGTTAGGCATTCTCGGAATGACGACGTTCGCTGAGAACGCTTCGGCTCACGGGTACATCGAATCACCAGCAAGTCGCGCATACAACTGTAAAATACTCGTTAACAAAAATTGTGGCCTGATCCAGTATGAGCCGCAAAGCGTTGAATTCCAAAAAGGCTTTCCACTCGCTGGCCCACCAGATGGAAAAATTGCTAGTGGTAATCACCACCTCTTCCCAGAGCTTGACCAACAATCCCCTACTAGATGGCAACAGATGAATATTAAAACGGGTAAGAATACATTTAATTGGTTTTTAAAACAGCCACATGCAACAACAGACTGGAAATATTACATCACAAAGCAAGGATGGAACTCCAGTGCACCACTGGCTCGTTCATCTTTTGACCTCAATCCGTTCTGCTCTGTATATGATGGCGGCAAGACGCCTGGCGTAAACGTCTCTCACAGCTGTGACGTTCCGGCTGATCGCAGCGGCTATCACGTGATTCTGGGTGTCTGGACCGTCCATGATACAGAAATGGCGTTCTATCAAGTCATTGATGTGAATATTCAAGGCGGCAACGTGCCGAAGCCGCAACCGACACCTGAATTGGTGAATGGCGCAGTCTATCAGTTTGTTAACACGAATAGCGGCAAAGCACTTGATGTATTTAATGGAGGCACTGCGGATGGCACGAATGTACAAATTTCGAGCGTAAATGGCTCCGCAGCGCAGCAATGGCAAGTGTGGCTTCATTCAGATGGCAGCTACAAACTGATTAATACGGGTAGTGGAAAAGCGCTGGATGTCTATGCGGCAGGTACCGCTGACGGGTCAAACGTACAAATATACAGTGACAATGGAACGAGTGCACAAAAATGGTCCTTTAGCAAACATAGCGATGGAAGTTATAAACTCATTAATACAGGGAGCGGTAAAGCACTAGATGTATATGCCGCAGGCACTGCTGATGGATCAAACGTGCAAATCTATACGGATAACGGAACTCCGGCACAAAAGTGGACCTTCACACGTGTGCGTTAA
- the hemH gene encoding ferrochelatase — translation MAQRTIGVLVMSYGTPRSMDEIEPYYTHIRRGSPPAPEQLQELRDRYEAIVGGVFPLREHTDRQVEGLQAALNERTAGSDVRYVCYQGLKHVQPYIEDGVVAMARDGITEAVSIVLAPHYSVMSVGSYNKRAQEEADKQGIRMQSVKSYHLHPTLVEAWTERVSEQLTAFEQDGAAQAEVKVLFSAHSLPTRILEMNDPYPDELHATSAAIATQLGLSDGQWQFTWQSAGQTATPWLGPDISETLAGLAQQGVRHMLSAPIGFVSDHLEVMYDLDIETTQQAQSLNVNYKRTRMLNDDSKFMNVLADAVVGDASKL, via the coding sequence ATGGCACAACGCACGATAGGTGTGCTCGTTATGTCCTACGGCACCCCGCGTAGCATGGATGAAATTGAACCGTATTATACCCATATCCGCAGAGGCAGCCCGCCTGCTCCAGAGCAGCTGCAAGAGCTGCGCGATCGCTATGAGGCGATCGTGGGCGGCGTATTTCCGCTGCGTGAGCATACAGATCGCCAAGTAGAAGGTTTGCAAGCTGCGCTTAATGAGCGCACGGCAGGCAGTGATGTGCGCTACGTGTGCTATCAAGGATTAAAGCACGTCCAGCCGTACATTGAGGACGGCGTAGTGGCGATGGCTCGCGACGGAATTACCGAAGCGGTCAGCATCGTATTGGCTCCACACTACTCGGTGATGAGTGTAGGCAGCTATAACAAGCGTGCGCAGGAAGAAGCAGACAAGCAAGGCATCCGTATGCAAAGTGTGAAGTCGTATCACTTGCATCCGACCTTAGTCGAAGCTTGGACGGAGCGGGTTAGTGAGCAATTGACAGCGTTTGAGCAAGACGGTGCAGCGCAAGCCGAAGTAAAGGTTTTATTTAGTGCGCACAGTTTGCCAACACGCATTTTGGAAATGAATGATCCGTATCCAGACGAGCTGCATGCTACATCAGCAGCGATTGCGACGCAGTTGGGCTTGTCTGACGGTCAATGGCAATTTACGTGGCAGAGTGCGGGTCAGACGGCAACGCCATGGCTGGGCCCTGACATTTCGGAAACGTTGGCAGGCTTGGCGCAGCAAGGCGTGCGTCATATGTTGTCTGCACCGATTGGCTTCGTATCGGATCATTTGGAAGTGATGTATGACCTTGACATTGAAACTACACAACAAGCACAAAGTTTGAATGTGAACTATAAGCGGACACGAATGTTAAACGATGATTCGAAGTTTATGAACGTGTTGGCGGATGCTGTTGTTGGGGATGCATCAAAGTTGTAA
- the hemE gene encoding uroporphyrinogen decarboxylase, producing the protein MTYNDRFIRACKKETVDQLPVWYMRQAGRYDPDYRKIKEKYSLLEICQQPELAAEVTLMPVHKLGVDAAILYSDIMNPVASIGIDFDIVANVGPVIHNPIRSVADVERLKPFDAEGDLGHVLETIRILDRELKVPLITFVGAPFTIASYLIEGRPSKTYIRTKTMMYETPEIWFALMDKLGDMVIEYLRAQVKHGSKAFQMFDSWVGSLSPRDFQLYVLPTIERIFASVADLDVPKIYFPGVSSGELLPLLHNVKADVIGLDWRVSIAEGRRRLGEKFAVQGNLDPFILTGPMDIIQREAAHIIDQGVQEPGYIFNLGHGLFPEASLDKLKQLTEYVHTYSREALAKR; encoded by the coding sequence ATGACTTATAATGATAGATTTATTCGTGCTTGTAAAAAGGAAACTGTTGATCAACTGCCGGTATGGTATATGCGACAAGCAGGTCGCTATGATCCTGACTATCGTAAAATTAAAGAGAAATACAGCTTGCTCGAAATTTGCCAACAACCAGAGCTAGCTGCTGAAGTCACACTAATGCCTGTCCACAAATTGGGCGTGGATGCGGCTATTCTTTATTCTGATATTATGAATCCGGTAGCGTCTATCGGAATCGATTTTGATATTGTGGCTAATGTTGGACCCGTTATTCATAATCCGATTCGCAGCGTGGCTGATGTAGAGCGCTTGAAACCATTTGACGCGGAAGGCGATTTGGGCCACGTGCTCGAAACGATCCGCATTTTAGATCGTGAATTGAAAGTGCCATTGATTACATTTGTCGGTGCGCCATTCACGATCGCAAGCTACCTAATTGAAGGTCGTCCTTCCAAAACATACATTCGTACGAAAACGATGATGTATGAGACGCCTGAAATTTGGTTTGCACTTATGGACAAGCTGGGTGATATGGTTATCGAATACTTGCGCGCCCAAGTTAAGCATGGCAGCAAAGCGTTCCAAATGTTTGACAGTTGGGTCGGATCGCTGTCACCACGCGACTTCCAACTTTACGTTCTGCCTACGATTGAACGTATTTTTGCAAGTGTGGCTGATTTGGACGTACCTAAAATTTATTTCCCTGGCGTGAGCTCTGGCGAGCTGTTGCCATTGTTGCATAACGTTAAGGCTGACGTGATCGGACTTGATTGGCGTGTATCGATTGCTGAAGGTCGCCGTCGCCTAGGTGAGAAATTTGCGGTGCAAGGCAACTTGGACCCATTTATACTGACAGGCCCAATGGATATTATTCAACGGGAAGCTGCTCACATTATCGATCAGGGCGTTCAGGAGCCAGGTTATATTTTCAACTTGGGTCACGGCTTGTTCCCAGAAGCGTCGCTGGATAAATTGAAGCAGTTAACTGAATATGTGCACACGTATTCGAGAGAGGCGCTTGCAAAGCGCTAA